A genomic segment from Rhinatrema bivittatum chromosome 19, aRhiBiv1.1, whole genome shotgun sequence encodes:
- the ASPDH gene encoding putative L-aspartate dehydrogenase isoform X1 — MVDHQTLLHRLSEIGLTGKTINWFNSFLLNRSFQVNINNSLSELIPLETGVPQGSALSATLFNIYILPLCQLLSSLSITYYRYADDIQLLIPVTNTIENVLKLAATHLNTITNILNQMNLCLNMDKTECILLERKSQLNEPKNSIQIDNTMIKLSENVNNLGIWLDPELSFKKHIAMKTKEGFYKLSILKRLKPLLNQPEFRTILQSLIFTTFDYCNSLLIGLPKSATRLLQLLQNATVRILTNRKRSEHITPVLKELHWLPIKKRIDYKLLSIIHKNINNNESECLNTLLQKHIPQHNTRSANKALLTIPSVTTASLTTIR; from the coding sequence ATGGTCGACCACCAAACACTTCTCCACAGGCTATCTGAAATTGGTCTAACTGGAAAAACTATAAACTGGTTCAACTCTTTCCTTCTAAACAGATCATTTCAGGTAAACATTAACAACTCCCTCTCAGAACTAATCCCTCTAGAAAccggagtaccacagggctcagccctatctgccacactgttCAACATCTACATACTCCCCTTATGCCAACTACTTTCAAGCCTCAGCATTACTTACTATCggtacgcagacgacattcaactacTCATTCCTGTAACTAATACCATTGAGAATGTGCTCAAACTAGCCGCCACACATCTCAACACAATAACAAATATTCTAAATCAAATGAATCTATGCCTTAACATGGACAAGACCGAATGTatactgcttgaaagaaaaagTCAACTAAATGAACCCAAGAACTCAATCCAAATAGACAACACCATGATCAAACTAAGTGAAAATGTAAACAACCTGGGGATATGGCTTGACCCTGAATTGagcttcaaaaaacacatagccatgaaaaccaaagaaggattctacaagctCTCAATACTTAAGagactaaaaccactcctaaaccaacctgaattcagaaccattcttcaatccctaatattcacaacctttgactactgcaattcactactaATAGGTCTACCCAAATCAGCCACACGCCTTCTACAACTTCTACAGAACGCTACAGTGAGAATACTCACAAATCGCAAAAGatcggaacacatcaccccagtactaaaggaactccattggctacccataaagAAAcgcatagattacaaattactttccataatacacaaaaacataaataacaatgaAAGCGAATGTCTAAATACTTTATTACAAAAACATATCCCACAGCACAACACCAGATCAGCTAATAAGGCTCTGCTCACCATCCCATCAGTCACAACTGCTAGCCTCACAACAATTAGATAA
- the ASPDH gene encoding putative L-aspartate dehydrogenase isoform X2, producing MSDERKERRIGIVGYGRLGQYLVQRILGEGSLNNLQLAFVWNRQLEKMDGAVPEHLQLQDLSQFSQRQADLIVEVAHPSITRDHGAKFLSSANFMVGSPTALADQATEKQLREASRHSGKSLYIPSGALWGGEDIQKMADRGTLKALKVTMTKHPDSFKLEGALVEHKERARSRRLVLYEGPVRALCPLAPNNVNTMAAACMAAHTLGFDGVVGVLIADPGLSDWHLVDIEVTGPTDEQSGDTFTVKTSRRNPARPGFVTGAETFASFWSSLLVCTGHGGRVYLC from the exons ATGTCAGACGAAAGGAAAGAGCGGAGGATTGGGATTGTAGGGTACGGCCGTTTGG GACAATATCTTGTGCAAAGGATTCTCGGAGAAGGCTCCCTCAACAATCTGCAGTTGGCATTTGTCTGGAATCGACAGCTGGAAAAGATGGACGGGGCCGTGCCAGAACATCTGCAGCTGCAAGACCTCTCCCAGTTCTCCCAGAG GCAGGCAGACCTCATAGTGGAGGTGGCCCATCCATCCATCACAAGGGATCACGGAGCGAAATTCCTGTCCTCGGCTAACTTTATG GTGGGATCTCCCACAGCCTTAGCTGACCAAGCTACAGAGAAGCAGCTTCGAGAAGCCTCGAGGCACTCTGGGAAGTCATTATACATCCCAAGCGGGGCACTCTGGGGAGGAGAAGATATCCAGAAGATGGCCGACAGGGGAACTTTAAAG GCATTGAAGGTCACCATGACGAAGCATCCCGACAGCTTTAAACTGGAGGGGGCCCTGGTGGAGCACAAGGAAAGAGCCAGAAGTAGACGCCTGGTTCTTTATGAGGGGCCCGTGCGGGCTCTCTGCCCCCTGGCCCCTAACAACGTGAACACGATGGCAGCGGCCTGCATGGCAGCTCACACACTGGGCTTTGATGGCGTGGTGGGGGTCCTCATTGCTGATCCTGG TCTCTCTGACTGGCATCTTGTGGATATTGAAGTAACAGGACCAACCGATGAGCAGAGTGGAGACACATTCACCGTGAAAACCAGCCGTCGAAACCCTGCCCGGCCCGGTTTTGTCACTGGGGCAGAAACGTTTGCCTCGTTCTGGAGCAGTCTGCTCG TGTGCACCGGTCATGGAGGGCGTGTGTACCTGTGTTAG